TAGCCACGGGCGGATTAGCTGTTGGCGATATTTCAATCAGATCAAACCCCGCTTCTTTGGCTTTAGCCAGAGCTTCTTCAGTTTTAATAATACCCAGGTTTTTACCATCCGGGCCTATGACCCTCATCTCGAGAGCCGTTATCTGGTTATTTATTCTTGTCTTTTTAATCAGATGATTTATTATAGCCCGAAAGATTTTTTAATGCAATTATTGCGGGTTTTAAATTTTACTTATATAAATAAAATATATGACATATCTGCCTCCGCCGTGGAAAATAAAAGTTGTGGAGCCGGCTATCTTGATTTCGCGTCGAGCCCGCGAGGGGGCGATTAAAAAGGCCGGTTTTAACACATTTTTACTGAAGTCCGGGGATGTTTTTATTGACCTTTTGACCGATTCAGGAACTTCGGCGATGTCCGACAATCAATGGGCCGGATTGATGCTGGGGGATGAGGCCTACGCCGGATCGGAGAATTTCTATAATTTTGCGAGTGCCGTAAAAGATATTTACGGCTTTTCTTATGTCGTGCCCACTCATCAAGGCCGAGGAGCCGAACACCTGATGGCGAAAGCTTTGATAAAAAAGGGACAATTTGTTCTTTCTAATATGTATTTTACGACTTCTCGCGAACATGTTGAACGCCAGGGCGGCGTTTGGAAAGATTGCGTTATAGAAGAGGCCTATGACCCGCAAAAAGCCAAGCCGTTTAAAGGAAACTTTGATATTAAAAAAACCGCGGGTCTTATAAAAAGATTCGGCAAAAGTAAAATCGCCTTTGTGCGCGTTGAAGCCAATTGTAATATGGCCGGAGGTCAGCCGGTTTCAATGAAAAATTTGGAAGATTTGCGCGCGTTAACCCAAAAATATGAAGTGCCTTTAATTATGGACGCGACGCGGGCCGCTGAAAATGCCTATTTCATAAAAACGCGCGAGAAAGAATGGGAGAATGTGTCGGTCAAAAAGATATTAAAAACCATGATGCGTCTGGTTGACGGAATCACCGTCAGTTCTAAAAAAGATAATCTGGTGAATATTGGCGGATTTTTGGCGACTCGCGACAAAAAAGTTTTTGAGGAAACGCGTTCTTTGGTTGTTGTTTATGAGGGTCTGCATACTTATGGCGGAATGTCCGGCAGAGATATGGAGGCGTTGGCCCGCGGCATTAGAGAGATGGTTGACGGCGATGATTATATTGAGCATCGCGTAAAGCAAGTTGAATGGTTTGGCGGGATTTTGAAAGATGCCGGCGTGCCGATAGTTTTGCCTGTTGGAGGGCACGGGGTTTATCTGGATGCCAAAAAATTTTTAAATCACCTGCCTCAAAATCAATATCCCGCGCAATCTTTGGCCGCCGCGATTTATGAAGAATGCGGCGCGCGTTCAATGGAGCGGGGTTTGGTTTCGGCGGGTCGAGATGCCAAAACAGGCCATGAACACGGATCAAAATTAGAGTTGGTAAGATTAACCGTTCCTCGCCGGGTCTATACCAACGACCATCTGGGATATGTCGCGGAGAATATAATTAATCTCTTCAAAAAAAGAAAAACCGCGCGCGGATTAAAAATGGTTTATGAACCGAAGCAGTTAAGATTTTTCCAGGCGAAGTTTAAAAGAATATAAAATGGATGTGGATAAGCGGGTTGACTAATTTATTCGTTTCTCTATAATTTCACTAATTAACAATAATTTTAAAAACTTATGTCGACATCGAACAAAAAATATTTAATTATCGGCGCGCTTGCGGTTTTTTTGACCGGAACTCTTATAGTGTCAGCCAACCATTCATGGGGCGGATATCATTGGGGCAGAACCGCCAATCCTTTTACGCTTGAGTTGGGAAGCAATGTTTCTGAAAAGTGGCTTGAACATTTGAATACGACTGCCGCCGATTGGAGCTTATCAGCCGTTCTTGATACGGTGGTTGGCGCGGGAAAAACCAAGCCAAGAAATTGCAGAGCAACTGACGGCAGAGTTGAGGTTTGCAGCGCCTCTTACGGATTTAATGGCTGGCTTGGAATCGCCCAAATTTGGATTTCTGGAGACCATATTGTAAAAGGCGCAACTAAAGTCAACGACACTTATTTTGACATGCCGGATTATAACAAGCCGGAATGGAGGAATTTGGTGATGTGCCAGGAGGTTGGGCACACATTGGGTCTTGCTCATCAAGACGAGGCGTTTGATAACCCGAATCTTGGCACCTGTATGGATTACACAAACGACCCCTTAACCAACCAGCATCCGAATCAGCATGATTATGACCAACTTGAGGCAATTTACGCGCATTTGGATAGTGTTCAGACCGTCGGTTCTTCCGATGGCGGAAGCGGGCCGGGAAAAGGCAACGGCAAGGGGAATAAATTAGGCGCCGGTATTGATTTAGATAATCCTTTAGAGTGGGGGCGGGCTGTTAAAAAAGACGCACAGGGAAAAAATTCGCTCTTCGTTCGCGACTTGGGCCGAGGCGAGAAGGTTTTCACTTTTGTCATTTGGGCGCGCTAGGACTCTTATTTTAAGCCATATTCAAACAGTCGGCTTTTCGTTAT
The genomic region above belongs to Candidatus Niyogibacteria bacterium and contains:
- a CDS encoding tryptophanase; translation: MTYLPPPWKIKVVEPAILISRRAREGAIKKAGFNTFLLKSGDVFIDLLTDSGTSAMSDNQWAGLMLGDEAYAGSENFYNFASAVKDIYGFSYVVPTHQGRGAEHLMAKALIKKGQFVLSNMYFTTSREHVERQGGVWKDCVIEEAYDPQKAKPFKGNFDIKKTAGLIKRFGKSKIAFVRVEANCNMAGGQPVSMKNLEDLRALTQKYEVPLIMDATRAAENAYFIKTREKEWENVSVKKILKTMMRLVDGITVSSKKDNLVNIGGFLATRDKKVFEETRSLVVVYEGLHTYGGMSGRDMEALARGIREMVDGDDYIEHRVKQVEWFGGILKDAGVPIVLPVGGHGVYLDAKKFLNHLPQNQYPAQSLAAAIYEECGARSMERGLVSAGRDAKTGHEHGSKLELVRLTVPRRVYTNDHLGYVAENIINLFKKRKTARGLKMVYEPKQLRFFQAKFKRI